One segment of Rosa chinensis cultivar Old Blush chromosome 6, RchiOBHm-V2, whole genome shotgun sequence DNA contains the following:
- the LOC112170258 gene encoding TMV resistance protein N isoform X2 has product MVLNKHIPLRISIPFNSLWACDVFLSCEHEDIFSDHLYYKLQSRGISIFQDDQGSLQRSTTPLELFGAIEESRFAVIVLSQNYASSPRRLNELLKILECMKDRNRILPVFRDVNLLDVQKQKGIFERAFDKHEERFQDDLEKVQAWRDALTKVCNFAGWTTNDRNEVQVIEEITEALWNKLHSRLSPMEKQHPTSTHNLVAFTSISVVYRDHNHPIHITYMTATSVEWNFFYH; this is encoded by the exons ATGGTGTTGAACAAGCACATTCCATTACGGATATCTATTCCTTTTAATTCTCTATGGGCGTGTGATGTCTTCCTAAGTTGCGAGCATGAAGACATCTTCTCCGACCACTTGTACTACAAATTGCAGTCTCGAGGAATTAGTATTTTCCAGGATGACCAAGGATCCTTGCAAAGAAGCACAACTCCTCTTGAGCTCTTTGGTGCAATCGAAGAATCGAGGTTTGCCGTTATTGTTCTCTCGCAAAATTATGCTTCTTCGCCCCGGCGCTTGAATGAACTTTTAAAAATTCTAGAGTGCATGAAAGATCGGAACAGGATTCTGCCGGTATTTCGTGATGTTAATCTCTTGGatgtccaaaaacaaaaaggtatTTTTGAGAGAGCATTCGACAAGCATGAAGAAAGGTTTCAGGATGACTTGGAAAAGGTTCAAGCCTGGAGAGATGCTTTAACCAAAGTGTGCAATTTCGCTGGATGGACTACCAATGATAG GAATGAAGTACAGGTTATAGAAGAAATTACTGAAGCACTGTGGAACAAACTACATTCTAGACTCAGTCCAATGGAAAAACAGCATCCAACATCCACACACAACTTG GTCGCATTCACTAGCATTAGTGTTGTCTACCGTGATCATAACCATCCAATACACATTACATATATGACG GCTACTTCAGTAGAGTGGAACTTTTTTTATCACTAA
- the LOC121049687 gene encoding toll/interleukin-1 receptor-like protein has translation MAFTSTPPRTYDVFLSLRGIDTREGFTERLYQKLRWHKFDVFKDDEEPQKGIPISEKLLTAIEESKTAIIVMSPNFASSTWCLDELLKILECMEARNTVLPVFYDVDPSHVRHQLGTFAEAMVKHEQRIKVDKVQLWRDALTKLANFVGWTSKDYGSEAEVIDEIVEQVQNKVHPAITLLGSTEKLVGMDSELKKFIRLLEPEADDVCFLGIWGMVGIGKTTLARLVYERVSHNFQVSCFLANVKEVSEKQSLVHLQNQLLS, from the exons ATGGCCTTCACGTCTACTCCTCCACGCACATACGATGTGTTTCTGAGTTTAAGGGGTATCGACACCCGTGAGGGTTT TACAGAGCGTTTATACCAGAAACTGCGGTGGCACAAATTTGATGTTTTCAAAGACGACGAAGAACCTCAAAAAGGAATACCTATCTCTGAGAAGCTCCTGACTGCAATAGAAGAATCAAAGACTGCCATCATTGTCATGTCGCCAAACTTCGCTTCATCCAcctggtgcttggatgaactgTTGAAGATTCTTGAATGCATGGAAGCTAGGAATACAGTTTTGCCGGTTTTTTATGATGTGGATCCCTCCCATGTCCGACATCAATTGGGGACTTTTGCAGAAGCCATGGTAAAGCATGAACAAAGAATTAAGGTAGACAAGGTGCAACTTTGGAGAGATGCTTTAACAAAACTGGCTAATTTCGTTGGGTGGACTTCAAAAGATTATGGCTCTGAGGCAGAGGTTATCGATGAAATAGTGGAACAAGTGCAGAATAAAGTACACCCTGCTATCACCTTGTTAGGTTCCACAGAGAAGTTGGTTGGGATGGATTCTGAACTAAAGAAATTTATTCGGCTCTTAGAACCGGAGGCTGATGATGTTTGCTTTTTAGGGATATGGGGTATGGTCGGGATCGGTAAGACGACTCTTGCTAGATTAGTGTATGAGAGAGTTTCCCATAATTTCCAAGTTAGCTGCTTTCTTGCAAATGTCAAAGAAGTTTCTGAGAAACAGAGTCTTGTTCATTTGCAAAACCAGCTTCTTTCCTAA
- the LOC112170258 gene encoding uncharacterized protein LOC112170258 isoform X1, whose translation MVLNKHIPLRISIPFNSLWACDVFLSCEHEDIFSDHLYYKLQSRGISIFQDDQGSLQRSTTPLELFGAIEESRFAVIVLSQNYASSPRRLNELLKILECMKDRNRILPVFRDVNLLDVQKQKGIFERAFDKHEERFQDDLEKVQAWRDALTKVCNFAGWTTNDRNEVQVIEEITEALWNKLHSRISPTEKLQPTSTHNLVAFTSVNVNEDYRDHNHPIHITDMTPSSVEWNFLITNLGLEILSAAFDQASSSSKPHYALFGMLFSIAALFTCIWELIYKGIKNRVALKKFGKLWWFYYPHPHNSMPFGTLPEIYGLIGSIAQCICSITQYIYFSWHADSPIKLSLLPAIFLFCLAGSRLNRNQNH comes from the exons ATGGTGTTGAACAAGCACATTCCATTACGGATATCTATTCCTTTTAATTCTCTATGGGCGTGTGATGTCTTCCTAAGTTGCGAGCATGAAGACATCTTCTCCGACCACTTGTACTACAAATTGCAGTCTCGAGGAATTAGTATTTTCCAGGATGACCAAGGATCCTTGCAAAGAAGCACAACTCCTCTTGAGCTCTTTGGTGCAATCGAAGAATCGAGGTTTGCCGTTATTGTTCTCTCGCAAAATTATGCTTCTTCGCCCCGGCGCTTGAATGAACTTTTAAAAATTCTAGAGTGCATGAAAGATCGGAACAGGATTCTGCCGGTATTTCGTGATGTTAATCTCTTGGatgtccaaaaacaaaaaggtatTTTTGAGAGAGCATTCGACAAGCATGAAGAAAGGTTTCAGGATGACTTGGAAAAGGTTCAAGCCTGGAGAGATGCTTTAACCAAAGTGTGCAATTTCGCTGGATGGACTACCAATGATAG GAATGAAGTACAGGTTATAGAAGAAATTACTGAAGCACTGTGGAACAAACTACATTCTAGAATCAGTCCAACGGAAAAACTGCAGCCGACATCCACACACAACTTG GTCGCATTCACTAGCGTTAATGTTAATGAGGACTACCGTGACCATAACCATCCAATACACATTACAGATATGACG CCTTCTTCAGTAGAGTGGAACTTTTTGATCACTAACCTTGGCCTAGAGATTTTGTCAGCTGCTTTTGATCAGGCTTCCTCGTCAAGTAAGCCACACTATGCACTATTTGGTATGCTGTTTTCTATTGCAGCCTTGTTCACTTGCATTTGGGAGCTCATTTACAAGGGCATAAAGAATAGAGTAGCATTGAAGAAGTTCGGAAAGCTCTGGTGGTTTTATTATCCACATCCCCACAATAGCATGCCTTTCGGTACTCTCCCTGAGATTTACGGATTAATTGGAAGCATCGCTCAGTGCATATGCTCTATAACTCAATACATTTACTTCTCTTGGCATGCTGATAGTCCCATAAAACTCTCACTTTTACCAGCaatctttcttttctgtttggCTGGTTCAAGACTAAATAGGAATCAAAACCATTAG
- the LOC112171293 gene encoding zinc finger MYM-type protein 1-like — protein sequence MSTRKFECGFDKLKKKRRIEKLIQSQKGALDKYVTVKEKATGSVEETVASPVENSVPIVEEDVVENVNVAESVEPSVVENLAESVEPNVVENLAESVEPSVEENLAEGVEPNLVERVPQFNDVNTNIFDPSQWKNIDANLRNLLVAKGPVRHKDLDFSKDEKSRHFASKHYTCKSSNGEIRERKWLVYSKDLDRVFCFCCKLFNAKNSRSQLANEGFRDWQNLSDRLKGHERSIQHVTNMCSWFELEERLLKNKTIDRALQQQVNKEKVHWRKVLKRIIAVVKGLSKNNLAFRGTNEKIGEDNNGIFLSFIETIGEFDPIMKEHLRRIKDDEIHSHYLGPKIQNELIDLLASEIKTEILRIVKEAKYFSIILDCTPDISKREQMTLILRCVNISKTPAKLEEYFLEFLRVDDTTGKGLFDELISVIPKLELDINDARGQGYDNGSNMKGKHQGVQKRLLEINPRAFYTPCGSHNLNLVLSDMANSCPKAKTFFGIVQKIYVLFSSSTKRWKILEDNVSDLTIKALATTRWESRVESVKAIRYQAPQIRAALQQLANVDDLDGALKCEAEMLADYAFANFEFLLGMIIWYDMLYAVDLVSKKLQSKDMDIGDAIKLLEGLVSFFMKYREYGFTSAMISAREIALEMEIEPIFREKRRTCRKKQFDENANDEPTLSVEDTFRTEWFRASFRIKIIN from the exons ATGTCTACTAGGAAGTTTGAATGTGGATTTGATAAACttaagaaaaagagaaggataGAAAAGCTAATTCAATCTCAAAAAGGAGCACTAGATAAGTATGTTACTGTCAAAGAAAAAGCTACAGGATCAGTAGAAGAGACAGTAGCAAGTCCAGTAGAGAATTCAGTGCCAATTGTAGAAGAAGATGTAGTTGAAAATGTAAATGTAGCAGAGAGTGTTGAACCAAGTGTGGTAGAAAATCTAGCAGAGAGTGTTGAACCAAATGTAGTGGAAAATCTAGCAGAGAGTGTTGAACCAAGTGTGGAAGAAAATCTGGCAGAGGGTGTTGAACCAAATCTAGTAGAAAGGGTGCCACAATTCAATGATGTTAACACAAATATTTTTGATCCCAGCCAATGGAAAAACATTGATGCAAACTTAAGAAATTTATTAGTAGCAAAAGGTCCTGTTAGGCACAAGGACTTAGACTTTTCCAAAGATGAAAAGTCTAGACATTTTGCCTCAAAACACTATACTTGCAAATCATCAAATGGTGAAATTCGTGAAAGAAAATGGCTAGTCTATTCAAAAGATCTAGATAGAGTATTCTGTTTTTGTTGCAAGTTATTTAATGCAAAGAATAGTAGAAGTCAGTTAGCTAATGAAGGATTTAGAGATTGGCAAAATCTTAGTGATAGGCTTAAAGGTCATGAAAGAAGTATTCAACATGTCACTAATATGTGTAGTTGGTTTGAGTTAGAAGAGAGACTCTTAAAAAATAAGACGATTGATAGAGCTCTACAACAACAAGTTAACAAAGAAAAAGTTCATTGGAGAAAAGTATTGAAAAGAATTATTGCTGTTGTTAAAGGTCTTTCTAAAAACAATTTGGCATTTAGGGGAACAAATGAGAAGATAGGTGAGGACAACAATGGAATTTTTCTGAGTTTTATTGAGACAATTGGAGAGTTTGATCCAATAATGAAAGAACATCTTCGGCGTATAAAAGATGATGAAATTCATAGTCATTATCTTGGACCTaaaatacaaaatgaattgATAGATCTCTTAGCTTCTGAAATTAAAACTGAAATCCTAAGAATAGTAAAAGAGGCAAAGTATTTTTCTATCATTCTTGATTGTACTCCTGACATTAGTAAAAGAGAACAAATGACTTTGATTTTGAGATGTGTGAATATATCAAAAACCCCAGCAAAATTAGAAGAATATTTCTTAGAGTTTTTAAGAGTAGATGACACCACTGGAAAAGGACTTTTTGATGAACTTATAAGTGTTATACCCAAACTAGAACTTGATATTAATGATGCTAGAGGGCAGGGGTATGATAATGGTTCTAACATGAAGGGAAAACATCAAGGTGTCCAGAAAAGGTTGTTAGAAATTAATCCAAGAGCATTCTACACACCATGTGGCTCTCATAATCTGAACCTTGTGCTTTCTGACATGGCTAACTCTTGTCCTAAAGCTAAAACTTTTTTTGGAATTGTACAGAAAATATAtgtattattttcttcttcaacaaaGAGGTGGAAAATTTTAGAAGATAATGTAAGTGATTTAACTATCAAAGCATTGGCTACAACACGGTGGGAAAGTCGAGTAGAAAGTGTCAAGGCTATTAGATATCAAGCTCCACAAATTAGAGCTGCTTTACAACAATTAGCAAATGTAGATGATTTAGATGGTGCACTAAAATGTGAAGCTGAAATGTTAGCAGACTATGCTTTTGCaaactttgaatttttattaGGCATGATTATTTGGTATGATATGCTATATGCTGTTGACTTGGTTAGTAAAAAGCTACAATCTAAAGACATGGATATTGGTGATGCTATTAAATTGTTAGAAGGcttggtttctttttttatgaagtATAGAGAATATGGATTTACATCTGCTATGATTTCAGCTAGAGAGATTGCACTTGAAATGGAAATAGAACCTATATTCCGTGAAAAACGTAGGACTTGTAGAAAAAAACAGTTTGATGAGAATGCAAATGATGAACCAACATTATCTGTTGAAGATACTTTTAGGACtga ATGGTTCAGAGCTTCATTTAGAATTAAGATTATTAACTGA